In one window of Nitrospirota bacterium DNA:
- a CDS encoding ATP-binding cassette domain-containing protein, producing MARTDQAPALPAGALEVRNLVFEYPLYQNFAIDRLRAVIGLAVPRLQPNVRRVLNEVSFAVKPGEIVSIVGGNGAGKTSLLRVVSGVVGPSAGTVRVGGRVMALLAMGAGFRPMLTGRENLIYSGLLWGLEKREIEALVPEIGEFSELNDALDQPYFTYSSGMQARLAFSLASRMPADIVILDETLAAGDARFVSKCHGYLKRMHASGKTILFVSHNLGEVARLSSRVIVLEKGGVTFDGDVVEGLKCYEHSLAKSWADVEGMSTEGEGLAHVSVSVAVKDAGGRALDVVEIGQRVVVEMTIASPHELGESFVFLRLNNREGRQFCAYLMPSRWEVLRERSQDRYCYCVDIGAGKTVVAWTLPHWIYGEGRYFWDAYVGPPCESDSPDVSQGRFWRHVGCLATVYGNAYLKGANSVAEMPVESVSVRRPTPPITCDA from the coding sequence ATGGCGAGAACGGATCAGGCTCCGGCACTCCCGGCTGGGGCCCTGGAAGTCCGCAATCTGGTCTTCGAGTACCCGCTGTACCAGAATTTTGCCATCGATCGGCTTCGCGCGGTGATTGGATTGGCAGTGCCCCGCCTGCAACCCAACGTCCGTCGGGTCTTGAATGAGGTATCGTTTGCCGTCAAGCCGGGCGAGATCGTGAGCATCGTCGGGGGCAACGGGGCGGGGAAGACCTCCCTGTTGCGAGTCGTGTCCGGAGTGGTCGGACCGTCGGCTGGCACGGTGCGCGTGGGGGGGCGGGTTATGGCGTTGCTGGCCATGGGGGCGGGATTCAGGCCGATGCTTACGGGACGAGAGAATTTGATCTATAGCGGGCTGCTCTGGGGCCTGGAGAAGCGCGAAATTGAAGCGCTGGTCCCTGAAATCGGCGAATTCTCGGAACTGAATGACGCCCTGGACCAGCCCTATTTTACCTATTCGTCCGGCATGCAGGCTCGCCTGGCGTTTTCCTTGGCGTCCCGCATGCCTGCCGACATTGTCATTCTCGACGAGACATTGGCCGCCGGCGATGCCAGGTTTGTTTCGAAGTGCCACGGCTACCTCAAGCGGATGCATGCGTCCGGGAAGACGATTCTGTTCGTGTCGCATAATTTGGGCGAGGTGGCGCGCCTCAGCTCGCGCGTGATCGTGTTGGAGAAGGGCGGCGTGACATTCGACGGCGATGTCGTGGAAGGACTCAAGTGTTACGAGCACTCGCTTGCCAAATCGTGGGCTGACGTCGAGGGGATGTCAACGGAGGGTGAAGGCTTGGCTCATGTGTCCGTATCGGTGGCCGTCAAGGACGCAGGCGGCCGTGCGCTTGATGTGGTGGAGATCGGTCAACGCGTCGTGGTCGAAATGACGATTGCCTCGCCGCATGAACTCGGTGAATCATTTGTCTTTCTCCGCCTGAACAACAGAGAGGGGCGGCAATTCTGCGCCTACCTGATGCCGAGTCGCTGGGAAGTGTTGCGCGAACGTTCACAAGACCGGTACTGCTACTGTGTCGACATCGGGGCGGGCAAGACCGTCGTCGCCTGGACGCTTCCCCATTGGATCTACGGCGAAGGACGGTATTTTTGGGATGCGTATGTCGGACCGCCCTGCGAATCCGACTCTCCGGATGTCTCGCAAGGGCGTTTTTGGCGGCACGTCGGGTGTCTTGCCACCGTGTACGGCAACGCGTATCTCAAAGGTGCCAATAGCGTTGCTGAAATGCCCGTGGAAAGCGTCAGCGTGAGACGGCCGACGCCGCCGATCACGTGTGATGCATGA
- the dnaB gene encoding replicative DNA helicase yields MTPSDLSEPRLPPQNLEAEQCVLGAVLLEKAAMAKAEELIAEEAFYRTAHQKIYRAMLELSERGEEIDQITLSEHLKTKGELESVGGSAYLAELVQVVPTAANIKYHCKIVQEKALARGLIGAATEVIARGYDGMTPVDKLLDYAEESVFRLSEGKLGRSFTEIKHVIKESLDLVEQLSKRKEKVTGVPTGFYDLDDLLAGLQASDLIVIAGRPSMGKTSLALGMAQHAAVHHGKVVGVFSLEMSKAQLVLRMLSSEAHVDSHALRTGRLQKEDWWRLAEATGRLEQAPIFIDDTGALTVQQMRGKARRLKMENKNKLDLLIVDYLQLMQGRDSESRQQEISDISRSLKALAKELNVPVLALSQLSRAVEARKPPIPMLADLRESGAIEQDADVVIFIYREDVYDQASEKKGIAEILVRKHRNGPIGDVKLFFHDKFAKFESLESRESV; encoded by the coding sequence ATGACTCCTTCCGATCTCTCTGAGCCCAGGCTCCCCCCGCAGAACCTCGAAGCCGAGCAATGTGTGTTGGGGGCGGTCCTGCTTGAGAAAGCGGCGATGGCAAAGGCCGAGGAGCTGATCGCCGAGGAAGCGTTCTACCGCACGGCCCATCAGAAAATCTATCGCGCGATGTTGGAGCTCTCGGAGCGGGGCGAGGAGATCGACCAGATCACGCTTTCCGAACACCTGAAGACCAAGGGCGAGCTGGAGTCCGTCGGCGGGTCGGCGTACCTGGCCGAGCTGGTCCAGGTGGTTCCCACCGCGGCCAACATCAAATATCATTGCAAGATCGTGCAGGAGAAAGCCCTTGCTAGAGGGCTGATCGGCGCCGCCACCGAAGTCATTGCCCGTGGTTATGACGGGATGACTCCGGTGGACAAGCTGCTGGACTATGCGGAAGAATCCGTCTTCCGCCTGTCGGAAGGGAAGCTGGGCCGGTCCTTCACCGAGATCAAGCATGTCATCAAGGAGAGCCTGGACCTCGTCGAGCAACTCTCCAAGCGCAAGGAAAAAGTCACGGGCGTCCCGACCGGCTTCTATGATCTGGACGATCTGCTGGCCGGACTGCAAGCTTCCGACCTCATCGTGATCGCGGGGCGGCCCAGCATGGGGAAAACCAGCTTGGCGTTGGGGATGGCGCAGCATGCCGCCGTCCACCACGGCAAGGTAGTCGGGGTCTTCAGCCTGGAAATGTCCAAGGCGCAGCTGGTCCTGCGCATGCTGAGTTCCGAGGCCCACGTGGATTCGCATGCGCTGCGGACCGGCCGGTTGCAAAAAGAAGATTGGTGGCGGTTGGCCGAGGCGACGGGCCGGCTCGAGCAGGCGCCGATCTTCATCGATGACACGGGGGCACTGACCGTGCAGCAGATGCGCGGCAAGGCCCGCCGGTTGAAAATGGAGAACAAGAACAAACTGGATTTGCTGATCGTGGACTATCTGCAGCTCATGCAAGGTCGCGACTCCGAATCCCGCCAGCAGGAGATTTCCGACATCTCGCGGTCGCTCAAAGCCTTGGCCAAGGAGTTGAATGTGCCGGTGCTGGCCCTGTCCCAGCTGAGCCGGGCCGTGGAAGCCAGGAAGCCTCCCATCCCGATGCTGGCGGACTTGCGTGAGAGCGGGGCGATTGAGCAGGATGCGGACGTGGTGATCTTCATCTACCGGGAGGATGTCTACGACCAGGCGTCCGAAAAAAAAGGGATTGCGGAAATTCTGGTTCGGAAGCACCGCAATGGACCGATCGGAGACGTGAAACTGTTTTTTCACGACAAATTTGCCAAATTCGAGAGCCTGGAGAGCCGGGAGAGCGTTTGA
- a CDS encoding prepilin-type N-terminal cleavage/methylation domain-containing protein has product MPCGMKSACKHGNIFGRGSQHRAVIPSSSKSGVLLKNLEKQQGYTLIELMVAMAILGVLAGIAIPTYMRYQAKARQAEAATNLGAIFVTETAFFGESSRYSNFTEAGFSLAAASNRFTYRAEQTDSAGLATGTVQMISAAIGPVTPENTIVPARSNLLEFSATATANLDEDTTIDQWHVDDLKRGLTTPDKNDVTS; this is encoded by the coding sequence ATGCCTTGTGGCATGAAATCTGCCTGTAAACACGGAAATATATTCGGCAGGGGCAGCCAGCACCGGGCGGTCATCCCATCCTCATCGAAAAGCGGGGTTCTTTTGAAGAACCTAGAAAAGCAGCAGGGATACACCCTCATTGAACTCATGGTCGCAATGGCAATCCTCGGTGTGCTGGCCGGTATTGCCATCCCCACATATATGCGCTACCAGGCCAAAGCGCGACAGGCCGAGGCAGCGACAAACCTTGGGGCCATTTTCGTGACCGAAACGGCCTTCTTCGGAGAGTCCTCCCGCTATAGCAATTTTACCGAAGCAGGTTTCAGTCTCGCGGCTGCAAGCAATCGGTTCACGTATCGCGCCGAACAGACGGACTCGGCTGGTTTGGCCACCGGGACTGTTCAGATGATCAGCGCCGCCATCGGTCCCGTAACGCCTGAAAATACGATCGTTCCGGCCCGTTCCAACCTGCTCGAGTTTTCCGCCACCGCCACTGCCAATCTCGACGAGGACACCACGATCGACCAGTGGCATGTTGACGATCTGAAGCGGGGGCTGACCACGCCGGACAAAAACGACGTCACCTCTTAG
- a CDS encoding glycosyltransferase yields the protein MPESMFRQAHGAFVAGQALGRSVMHGRALQNEGDAATAPRPLRICFVSSQVYGLFRPSSGLPIGGAEVQIASLAKELAHHPKCEVVILTGDGARTDREREGDIAIVLSPLYAVSPAYLESSGAAPSAADDLPIGWGSIKEKGHRYVGQCPGWLAFVIRSVVRGGYTCKRWLLSIPALHWFAGKIREGQRTLQWLWLFRSIRADVYVTRCASAQVGYMQTVCSLLRRPFVYMVAHEMDVSGEYVRANPSAGRLFERGLRRADAIVCQHGGQADLVRTRYARDAYVVRSVCPSPIRSSAVESKKTILWIARTDSWKQPELFLDLVARLPTESFVMVAPPSQIEPDILRRIKDRVKLLANLRFLERVPFEATATLFEEAKVFVNTSKWEGFPNTFLQAAACGTPIVSWSVNPDGVLDRHQFGLCANGDTARFEQLVRLLCADDALRTVLGEQGRRYVREHHDPAVVAGQFAEMCRVLSRGHEAGDGQVCRPVHGDRRSIMAP from the coding sequence GTGCCTGAGTCAATGTTTCGGCAAGCCCACGGAGCGTTTGTTGCCGGGCAGGCACTGGGACGGTCGGTTATGCACGGAAGAGCATTGCAGAATGAAGGCGACGCCGCTACGGCCCCGCGACCGCTGCGGATATGCTTTGTCTCGTCGCAGGTCTATGGGCTGTTTCGTCCGAGCTCCGGGCTGCCTATCGGCGGCGCTGAAGTCCAGATTGCCTCTCTGGCGAAGGAGTTGGCGCATCATCCGAAGTGTGAGGTCGTGATCTTAACCGGGGACGGCGCACGCACGGACAGAGAACGTGAGGGGGATATCGCGATTGTTTTGAGCCCTCTGTATGCGGTTTCGCCGGCGTATCTGGAAAGCTCCGGAGCCGCGCCATCCGCGGCAGATGACCTCCCGATCGGCTGGGGAAGCATCAAAGAGAAAGGGCACCGGTATGTGGGACAATGTCCAGGGTGGCTTGCCTTCGTCATTCGTTCGGTCGTGCGCGGAGGATATACGTGCAAGAGATGGCTGCTGTCCATTCCCGCTCTCCATTGGTTTGCCGGGAAGATTCGCGAGGGACAGCGAACGCTGCAATGGCTGTGGCTATTCCGATCGATCCGGGCCGACGTCTACGTCACGCGCTGCGCGTCGGCGCAAGTGGGGTACATGCAGACCGTGTGCTCGCTCCTGCGCCGCCCGTTTGTGTACATGGTCGCCCATGAGATGGATGTGTCAGGGGAATATGTCCGGGCCAATCCAAGCGCGGGGAGGCTGTTTGAACGAGGGTTGCGGCGCGCCGATGCCATTGTGTGCCAGCATGGGGGGCAGGCCGATCTGGTTCGGACGCGATACGCTCGCGATGCGTATGTGGTGCGATCGGTGTGTCCATCGCCGATCCGGTCGAGCGCCGTCGAGTCGAAGAAAACAATCCTCTGGATTGCGAGGACGGACTCGTGGAAACAGCCGGAGCTCTTTCTGGATTTGGTCGCCCGCCTGCCGACGGAGTCGTTTGTGATGGTGGCGCCGCCCAGCCAAATTGAGCCTGATATCCTGCGCAGGATTAAGGACCGGGTCAAGCTGCTGGCGAATCTGCGTTTCCTCGAACGGGTTCCGTTTGAAGCGACCGCTACGTTGTTCGAAGAAGCCAAGGTCTTCGTGAACACATCGAAGTGGGAGGGATTTCCAAATACATTCTTGCAGGCCGCGGCGTGCGGAACGCCTATTGTGTCCTGGTCGGTCAACCCGGATGGGGTGTTGGACCGCCATCAATTCGGGCTGTGTGCGAATGGCGATACGGCTCGATTTGAACAGCTTGTCCGTCTGTTGTGCGCGGATGATGCGTTACGCACAGTCCTGGGGGAACAAGGCCGGCGGTATGTGCGTGAACATCACGATCCGGCCGTAGTGGCCGGGCAATTTGCGGAAATGTGCCGGGTGCTTTCCCGTGGGCATGAGGCGGGCGACGGACAGGTCTGCCGCCCTGTTCATGGAGATCGCCGTTCAATCATGGCTCCATAG
- a CDS encoding nucleotide sugar dehydrogenase encodes MSLLDKIKNRSAVIGVVGLGYVGLPLAVLQAKTGYRVIGVDEVAEKVDRVSRGENYISDVDSAELKEAVKTGKLSATSDFSALRGCDIVMICVPTPLTKNKEPDISAVVSVTKQLAKHVHPDMLVVLESTTYPGTTEEVMLPILTAGGLKVGQDIFVAFSPERVDPGNRSFKTHNTFKLVGGVTPACLTAARAFYEQSIVKIFPVSSPRVAEMTKVFENVFRSVNIALVNELAILCDRMGLNVYEVIDAAATKNFGFMPFYPGPGVGGHCIPLDPYYLAWKSKEYDVHARFIELAGEINEGMPYYVLAKIQRLLNQHGHCINGSEVLILGVTYKADVADWRETPAIKVMELLQREKAKLVYADPFTPSVEIEGRSYSAVEVTDAQLRRCACAVILTAHSAFDYERIVKLAPVVFDTRNGTKHVTGKKDNVVLL; translated from the coding sequence ATGAGTTTGCTGGACAAGATCAAGAATCGCTCGGCCGTGATCGGCGTTGTGGGGCTGGGGTATGTCGGATTGCCCCTGGCGGTGTTGCAGGCCAAGACCGGCTATCGCGTCATCGGGGTGGATGAAGTCGCTGAGAAGGTGGACCGGGTGTCCCGCGGTGAAAACTATATCTCGGACGTGGACAGCGCCGAGCTGAAAGAGGCGGTGAAGACCGGGAAGCTTTCGGCTACCAGCGACTTTTCGGCCTTGCGCGGCTGCGATATCGTCATGATCTGCGTCCCGACCCCGTTGACCAAGAACAAGGAGCCGGATATCAGCGCCGTCGTGTCGGTCACCAAGCAACTGGCCAAGCACGTGCATCCCGACATGCTCGTGGTGCTGGAGAGCACGACCTATCCGGGGACGACCGAAGAGGTCATGTTGCCGATCTTGACCGCGGGCGGGTTGAAAGTCGGCCAGGACATCTTCGTTGCCTTCTCGCCCGAGCGCGTGGACCCGGGCAACCGGTCGTTCAAGACGCACAACACCTTCAAGCTGGTCGGAGGGGTGACGCCGGCCTGCCTGACCGCCGCGCGGGCCTTCTACGAACAGTCCATCGTCAAGATTTTCCCCGTCTCGTCCCCCCGGGTGGCCGAGATGACGAAGGTGTTCGAGAACGTCTTCCGGTCCGTCAATATCGCCCTGGTCAATGAGCTCGCCATCCTCTGCGACCGCATGGGCCTCAACGTGTACGAAGTGATCGACGCGGCCGCCACCAAGAACTTCGGGTTTATGCCCTTCTACCCGGGGCCTGGCGTAGGCGGCCACTGCATTCCCCTGGATCCCTATTATCTCGCCTGGAAATCCAAGGAATACGACGTCCATGCCCGGTTCATCGAGCTGGCCGGCGAAATCAACGAGGGGATGCCCTACTACGTGCTGGCCAAGATCCAGCGGCTGCTCAATCAGCACGGCCATTGCATCAACGGATCGGAGGTCTTGATCCTGGGCGTGACGTACAAGGCGGATGTGGCCGACTGGCGTGAAACTCCGGCCATCAAGGTCATGGAACTCTTGCAACGGGAGAAGGCGAAACTGGTCTATGCGGATCCCTTTACCCCGTCGGTGGAGATTGAAGGACGGTCATATTCGGCCGTGGAGGTCACGGATGCACAGCTTCGCCGTTGCGCCTGCGCCGTCATCCTGACGGCCCATTCGGCCTTTGATTACGAGCGCATCGTGAAACTGGCCCCGGTGGTGTTCGACACCAGAAACGGCACGAAGCACGTCACGGGCAAGAAGGACAACGTGGTGTTGCTCTAG
- the hisZ gene encoding ATP phosphoribosyltransferase regulatory subunit, protein MSRRRPSPRILGPALAQAVVPNRHDRSLIPVGMSTILPEAVTQVRHLEEVLLTTLGGWGYQEIIPPTFEYLDVLAPGLEPEVIEACYKFADRTTGRILLLRPDVTAQIARIVAMGMVEARLPLRLSYRTTVFRYEPEHAGRDREIFQVGAELIGVDDVAMDGEIVALMGDCLGKLGLSDFTISLGHVGFFKALVARAGLSQEGRKRAEQAAAKKDLPRLEEILARERISAKAARGILEAPRLYGREEVLDRGRALAGRDPQSRAALDRLTQAYRLLADAGLKDRLVLDLGEFRGFDYYDGVVFDVFAEGVGCELGGGGRYNNLIGRFGRDLPSTGFAFDVDRLFQALERRGNGSPRTRGTVLVSAPTNQARRLFQVSGRLRDAGLIVVQGPFRASSQNHPRSVLAEGRRLGVAAAVLIGLPGRPPDEALVLTGLTGARAAQRRRVALKELAGLLAKTVR, encoded by the coding sequence ATGTCCCGCCGTCGACCATCTCCACGCATCCTCGGCCCTGCCCTGGCGCAGGCTGTTGTGCCGAACCGGCACGACCGTTCGTTGATCCCGGTCGGGATGTCCACGATCCTGCCGGAAGCCGTGACGCAGGTGCGCCACCTGGAAGAGGTCCTGCTGACGACTCTCGGCGGGTGGGGATACCAGGAGATCATTCCGCCCACCTTCGAATATCTCGATGTGCTGGCGCCGGGTCTTGAGCCGGAGGTCATCGAAGCCTGCTACAAATTCGCCGATCGGACGACCGGGCGCATTCTGCTGCTGAGGCCGGATGTGACCGCGCAGATCGCCCGCATTGTCGCCATGGGGATGGTGGAAGCGCGGCTGCCGCTCCGGCTGTCGTACCGCACGACGGTGTTCCGGTATGAGCCGGAACATGCGGGGCGCGACCGGGAAATTTTTCAGGTGGGCGCCGAGTTGATCGGGGTCGACGACGTGGCGATGGACGGGGAGATCGTGGCGTTGATGGGGGATTGCCTCGGGAAGCTGGGGCTCTCGGACTTTACCATCTCGCTGGGCCATGTAGGATTTTTCAAGGCGTTGGTCGCCAGAGCCGGGCTGTCCCAGGAAGGCCGGAAACGGGCCGAGCAGGCGGCGGCCAAGAAGGATCTGCCGCGGCTCGAAGAAATCCTCGCCCGCGAACGGATTTCGGCCAAGGCGGCACGAGGTATCCTGGAGGCGCCGCGCCTGTATGGGCGGGAAGAGGTGCTCGATCGGGGTCGCGCATTGGCCGGCCGGGATCCACAATCGCGTGCGGCCCTGGATCGCTTGACGCAGGCCTACCGACTCCTGGCCGATGCCGGCCTCAAGGATCGACTCGTGCTGGATTTGGGAGAGTTCCGGGGGTTTGACTATTATGACGGGGTGGTGTTCGATGTCTTTGCCGAAGGGGTGGGGTGCGAACTGGGGGGCGGGGGGCGTTACAATAATTTGATCGGGCGATTCGGCCGGGATCTCCCTTCCACCGGGTTCGCCTTTGATGTGGATCGCCTCTTTCAGGCGCTGGAGCGGCGGGGCAACGGTTCTCCGCGTACCCGTGGGACGGTGCTGGTGTCGGCGCCGACCAACCAGGCGCGCCGTTTATTCCAGGTCTCCGGCCGGCTGAGAGATGCGGGCCTGATCGTCGTGCAAGGCCCCTTCCGCGCGAGCTCCCAGAACCACCCACGGTCGGTGCTGGCGGAAGGACGCCGACTCGGAGTTGCGGCGGCGGTCCTCATCGGACTGCCTGGCCGGCCGCCGGATGAAGCCCTGGTACTGACTGGCCTCACCGGCGCTCGTGCAGCCCAACGTCGGCGAGTCGCGCTCAAAGAGTTGGCCGGGCTTCTTGCCAAGACTGTTCGCTAG
- a CDS encoding tetratricopeptide repeat protein, with product MHVTDPRAYYHFILGYQAELEKDAERAIQEYSTALRGDPGSTVLKARLASLYFSIGEVVKAVRFADRVAESEVQDAATLVQMAGIYAGAGQTDKALLLYDRAIDQQPTGTDAYFSKGLLLVNLKRLDEAEASFQKGIEQAKDSPLGYYYLGRVAVEAKHYEQAISSFERAIAISQSFEPAYIALAAVYEVQQQHGKAVGVYRKYLSVVSPNNRDVRQHLIRLYITDKAYAEALAELDVALAQDPDDLDAQLRVGLIYGELKDYPRAIAQLNKILAVRPGELRVRDYLGLMYEETKDYPRALAAYEHNLTLQPAYIDGHMHMGFLQYRLKRYPEAVAHFSEAVKLNPRQPDVHLLLGLTYLQTEQYVKASQVFEEGIRYNPGNPDLHFNLGTAYDKLDRFDEVVKAMESTLRLDPHHADALNYLGYSYTERGMKIEEALSLIKRAVSLKPNNGYYVDSLGWAFFKLGQFDHALAEMKRAVSLVHDDPVIYEHLGEIYLKQNLIAEAREAWLHSLELDPANLKLIERFRAQGMGDATTEERVRQAKRRVSAERMETPKAMP from the coding sequence GTGCATGTCACTGACCCGAGGGCCTATTACCATTTCATCCTGGGCTACCAGGCTGAGCTCGAGAAGGATGCGGAGCGGGCTATCCAAGAATATTCGACAGCCTTGCGCGGAGATCCGGGCTCAACCGTGCTCAAAGCGCGGCTGGCCTCCCTCTATTTTTCAATCGGCGAAGTGGTGAAGGCCGTCAGATTTGCCGATCGGGTTGCCGAATCCGAGGTACAGGATGCGGCCACGTTGGTGCAAATGGCCGGGATCTATGCGGGGGCCGGGCAGACCGACAAGGCTCTCTTGTTGTATGACCGGGCCATCGACCAGCAACCGACAGGCACCGACGCTTATTTCTCGAAGGGCTTGCTTCTGGTGAACCTCAAGCGGCTGGACGAAGCGGAAGCGTCGTTCCAGAAGGGCATCGAGCAAGCCAAGGACTCTCCGCTGGGCTACTATTATTTGGGTCGCGTGGCGGTCGAAGCCAAGCATTACGAACAGGCGATCAGCAGCTTCGAGCGGGCCATAGCGATCAGCCAGTCGTTCGAGCCGGCTTACATTGCGTTGGCGGCAGTGTATGAAGTGCAGCAGCAGCACGGCAAGGCCGTTGGGGTCTATCGCAAGTACCTCAGCGTCGTGAGCCCGAACAACCGAGATGTGCGGCAGCATTTGATCCGACTCTATATCACGGACAAGGCCTATGCGGAGGCCCTGGCGGAATTGGATGTCGCGCTCGCCCAAGACCCGGACGACCTGGATGCCCAGTTGCGGGTCGGTTTGATCTATGGGGAACTCAAGGATTATCCCAGGGCGATCGCCCAGCTGAACAAGATTCTGGCGGTGCGTCCAGGCGAACTTCGGGTACGGGACTATCTGGGGTTGATGTACGAAGAGACCAAGGACTACCCGCGGGCCCTTGCGGCCTATGAGCACAACCTGACCTTGCAGCCAGCCTATATCGATGGCCACATGCACATGGGCTTCTTACAGTACCGGCTCAAGCGCTATCCGGAAGCCGTCGCCCATTTCTCGGAAGCCGTGAAGCTCAATCCCCGGCAGCCGGATGTGCACCTCCTTCTGGGGTTGACGTACCTGCAGACCGAGCAATACGTGAAAGCCTCACAGGTCTTCGAGGAAGGTATCCGCTATAACCCTGGCAATCCGGACCTGCACTTTAACCTGGGCACGGCCTACGACAAATTGGATCGCTTCGACGAGGTCGTGAAAGCGATGGAGTCGACGCTGCGTCTCGATCCGCACCATGCCGATGCGCTGAACTATTTGGGGTACAGCTACACGGAGCGCGGCATGAAGATCGAAGAGGCCCTGTCGCTCATCAAGCGGGCGGTGTCGCTGAAGCCCAATAACGGCTACTACGTGGACAGCCTCGGCTGGGCGTTTTTCAAGCTTGGCCAGTTCGACCATGCGTTGGCGGAGATGAAGCGGGCGGTGTCGCTCGTACACGACGATCCGGTCATTTACGAACACCTGGGAGAGATATACCTCAAGCAGAATCTGATCGCGGAGGCCCGCGAGGCCTGGCTGCATTCGCTCGAGTTGGATCCTGCCAATCTTAAGCTGATCGAGCGGTTCCGTGCGCAGGGGATGGGCGATGCCACGACCGAAGAACGCGTTCGGCAGGCTAAGCGGCGCGTGTCGGCGGAACGCATGGAAACGCCCAAGGCGATGCCCTAA
- a CDS encoding ABC transporter permease, whose product MRRIAVIALNTFRENLRDKILYNLLFFALLLMGGSVLLADLTIMEHRRIVTDMGLATMNLAGVIIAAFVGIGLVGKEIERRTVYTILARPISRTQFIIGKYLGLVLTLLVNVTVMLAVFLMTLWMYKTPLHAALFQAVGLIFVELLLVTALALFFSTFSTTTLSAIMTLGVYVIGHLTTDLKGLAENSQNAAVQVVVAWLYYLCPNLDVLNVKGQASTNGIVDMSYVAVASMYGLLYAALLLTAACAVFRNRDF is encoded by the coding sequence ATGCGGCGCATTGCCGTCATTGCCTTGAACACGTTCCGGGAGAATCTCAGGGACAAGATTCTCTACAATCTTCTCTTCTTTGCCTTGCTGCTGATGGGCGGTTCCGTCTTATTGGCGGATCTCACGATCATGGAGCATCGGCGGATCGTGACGGATATGGGGCTGGCCACCATGAATCTCGCGGGGGTGATCATTGCCGCCTTCGTGGGAATCGGCCTGGTCGGCAAAGAGATCGAGCGGCGGACCGTCTACACGATTTTGGCCAGGCCGATCAGCCGGACGCAATTCATCATCGGCAAGTACCTTGGGTTGGTGCTGACCCTGCTCGTCAATGTGACGGTGATGCTGGCCGTCTTCCTCATGACGCTCTGGATGTATAAGACCCCCCTCCATGCGGCGCTGTTCCAGGCCGTGGGGCTGATCTTCGTCGAGTTGCTGCTGGTGACCGCGCTCGCCCTGTTTTTCTCGACGTTCAGCACAACCACGTTGAGCGCCATCATGACCTTGGGGGTCTATGTCATCGGGCATCTGACCACCGACCTCAAGGGACTGGCGGAGAACAGCCAGAACGCCGCCGTGCAGGTCGTGGTCGCGTGGCTGTATTACCTGTGCCCTAATCTAGACGTGCTGAACGTGAAGGGACAGGCCTCCACCAATGGGATCGTTGACATGTCGTATGTGGCGGTGGCATCGATGTATGGGCTGCTGTACGCCGCGCTGCTGCTGACGGCCGCCTGCGCGGTCTTTCGCAATCGGGATTTTTAG
- a CDS encoding ABC transporter ATP-binding protein yields MPALDGLSLSVQQGEIYGFLGPNGSGKTTTLKILMGLMQATSGGAEILGKPLGDVQVRHRIGFLPESPYFYEYLTAEEFLAFYGHLAGLDRSVLGRKIAQLLDLVGLAEARTRQLRKFSKGMLQRIGLAQALIHDPELIVLDEPMSGLDPVGRKQVRDLILSLRDQGKTVFFSTHIIPDVEMICDRVAIVVKGKLLAEGRVDELVNPGHAQSVEVVCEGIKAGEVAAIAAAATRVLQRGDHSLVVLPGPEQVEPVLSAIRTQGGKLVSVTPQKGSLEELFMKQTGATPTGAARPAAVGGSSE; encoded by the coding sequence ATGCCGGCCTTGGACGGCCTGTCGCTTTCCGTCCAACAGGGTGAAATCTATGGCTTTCTTGGCCCAAATGGCTCCGGAAAAACCACGACGCTGAAAATTCTGATGGGGCTGATGCAGGCCACGAGCGGGGGGGCCGAGATCCTGGGTAAACCGCTCGGTGATGTGCAGGTCCGACACCGGATCGGGTTTCTCCCGGAATCCCCGTATTTTTATGAATATTTGACCGCGGAAGAGTTTTTGGCTTTCTACGGCCACTTGGCCGGGCTCGACCGGTCTGTACTTGGCCGGAAGATTGCCCAGTTGCTGGATTTGGTGGGGTTGGCGGAAGCGAGGACCCGGCAGCTCCGGAAATTTTCCAAAGGCATGCTGCAGCGTATCGGCCTGGCCCAGGCGTTGATCCACGATCCGGAGTTGATCGTCTTGGATGAGCCGATGTCCGGGTTGGACCCGGTCGGGCGCAAACAGGTGCGCGACCTGATCTTGAGCCTGAGGGACCAGGGCAAGACGGTCTTCTTCAGCACGCATATCATTCCCGATGTGGAGATGATCTGCGATCGGGTCGCGATCGTGGTCAAAGGGAAATTGCTGGCGGAAGGCCGTGTGGACGAGTTGGTCAATCCCGGCCATGCGCAATCCGTTGAAGTCGTCTGTGAGGGCATCAAGGCCGGTGAGGTGGCGGCCATCGCGGCGGCCGCCACCCGTGTCCTGCAACGGGGGGATCATTCGCTGGTGGTTTTGCCCGGTCCGGAGCAAGTGGAGCCGGTGCTCTCGGCGATCAGGACCCAGGGTGGAAAACTGGTCTCGGTCACGCCGCAGAAGGGGTCACTGGAGGAACTGTTCATGAAGCAAACGGGCGCGACGCCCACCGGCGCGGCACGACCGGCGGCCGTCGGCGGGTCGTCGGAGTAA